From Salvelinus sp. IW2-2015 linkage group LG2, ASM291031v2, whole genome shotgun sequence, one genomic window encodes:
- the tyw5 gene encoding LOW QUALITY PROTEIN: tRNA wybutosine-synthesizing protein 5 (The sequence of the model RefSeq protein was modified relative to this genomic sequence to represent the inferred CDS: inserted 2 bases in 1 codon; deleted 1 base in 1 codon), translating into LSSPDLGRFLEFVKAQRYEFVLEPGNLLFNPALWFHNTSALXFGESVNIFWCHLLAESYKDAYGNKNPVAPASAFQALERALHILNELPPDYQNFYDCRMGQSCAYSSLPARVARAESETTFPCSPLAHLAEDAPLKLSPCPETISTP; encoded by the exons TTGTCGTCTCCAGACCTGGGGCGGTTCCTGGAGTTTGTGAAGGCTCAGCGGTACGAGTTTGTGCTGGAACCTGGAAACTTGCTCTTCAACCCCG cCCTGTGGTTCCATAACACCTCGGCGTT GTTTGGCGAGAGTGTCAACATCTTCTGGTGCCACCTGCTTGCAGAAAGTTACAAGGACGCCTACGGTAATAAGAACCCTGTGGCACCTGCTTCGGCCTTTCAGGCACTGGAGAGGGCATTACACATTCTG AATGAACTGCCGCCGGACTATCAGAACTTCTATGACTGTCGCATGGGTCAGAGCTGCGCATACTCCTCCCTGCCAGCTAGGGTGGCACGGGCTGAGTCGGAGACTACGTTTCCCTGCAGCCCACTAGCTCATCTGGCTGAGGATGCTCCTCTGAAACTCAGTCCATGTCCAGAAACAATCTCTACCCCCTAG